One segment of Chromatiales bacterium DNA contains the following:
- the zapD gene encoding cell division protein ZapD: protein MPSIVVYEHPLTERMRSLLRLEHLFGALEATASRTDPFSQRGTVFRLLDLSGMFARYDLKTEILKELERHTGLLAPMRGQAEVDGERLDRVLDELGRASDEIAAIDNHRLRDLRQHEMLNAISQRYNMPGGTCSFDLPDFHQWLVGPAEVRDADLARWLAPFEPLHRGVRLSLKLSRASARPAPKVASGGFYQQSLDASKPLQLIRVALTSDDRCYPQISGNKHRFTVRFVEPDSNGHACATEIDTAFQLTCCLI from the coding sequence GTGCCCTCCATCGTCGTCTACGAACATCCCCTGACCGAGCGCATGCGCAGTCTGCTGCGCCTGGAACATCTGTTCGGCGCGCTCGAGGCCACGGCCAGCAGAACCGATCCGTTTTCCCAGCGCGGCACCGTGTTCCGCCTGCTGGACCTGTCCGGCATGTTTGCGCGCTACGACCTGAAAACGGAGATTCTCAAGGAACTGGAACGCCACACGGGTCTGCTGGCGCCCATGCGCGGCCAAGCGGAGGTGGACGGCGAGCGCCTCGACCGCGTGCTAGACGAGCTTGGCCGTGCGAGCGACGAAATCGCCGCGATCGACAACCACCGCCTGCGGGATCTGCGCCAGCACGAGATGCTCAACGCGATCAGCCAGCGCTACAACATGCCGGGCGGCACGTGCAGCTTCGATCTGCCGGACTTTCACCAGTGGCTGGTCGGCCCCGCGGAGGTCCGCGATGCCGATCTGGCCCGCTGGCTCGCACCGTTTGAGCCGCTGCACCGCGGCGTGCGGCTGTCGCTGAAACTCAGCCGGGCTTCGGCACGGCCGGCACCGAAGGTCGCTTCCGGCGGGTTTTATCAACAGTCGCTGGACGCCTCGAAGCCGCTGCAGCTTATCCGCGTGGCCCTGACTTCGGATGATCGCTGCTACCCGCAGATCAGCGGCAACAAACACCGTTTTACGGTGCGCTTCGTGGAGCCGGACAGCAACGGCCACGCCTGTGCGACCGAGATCGACACGGCCTTTCAGCTGACCTGCTGTCTAATCTGA
- the coaE gene encoding dephospho-CoA kinase (Dephospho-CoA kinase (CoaE) performs the final step in coenzyme A biosynthesis.) — protein MLRVGLTGGIGSGKSAVAAAFAELGIPVVDTDQIAHQLSEPGQPVYLAMVAEFGTGIIGPHGRIDRAALRQLVFANPGLRARLEAITHPLIRAETEARLAELDEAYAIVVVPLLVEAGWMDLVDRVLVVDTDPGVARRRAADRDGLNEADIAAIQKSQTGRDARLAAADDLLSNDGGHEDLRAAVARLHERYAAWPRS, from the coding sequence ATGTTGCGCGTCGGCCTGACCGGCGGAATCGGCAGTGGCAAGTCTGCCGTCGCCGCAGCATTCGCAGAGCTCGGCATCCCGGTCGTCGATACCGACCAGATCGCACACCAGCTGTCCGAACCCGGCCAGCCCGTGTACCTGGCAATGGTCGCGGAGTTCGGAACCGGAATCATCGGTCCGCACGGGCGCATCGACCGCGCTGCGCTGCGGCAGCTGGTCTTTGCGAACCCCGGGCTGCGCGCACGACTGGAGGCCATCACCCACCCGCTGATCCGCGCGGAGACCGAGGCAAGGCTCGCGGAACTCGACGAAGCCTACGCCATTGTCGTCGTGCCGCTGCTCGTTGAGGCGGGCTGGATGGACCTCGTCGACCGGGTGCTCGTCGTCGACACCGACCCGGGCGTTGCGCGTCGCCGCGCCGCCGACAGAGACGGCTTAAACGAGGCCGACATCGCGGCCATTCAGAAGAGCCAGACCGGCCGAGATGCCCGACTTGCCGCGGCCGACGACCTACTCAGCAACGACGGCGGACACGAAGATCTGCGCGCTGCGGTCGCCCGTCTGCACGAGCGCTACGCGGCATGGCCTCGTTCATAA
- a CDS encoding type II secretion system F family protein, which produces MYSFTWEGVDRRGRRIKGEVNMQNAALVKADLRRQGINPLKVRQKSTLLSFAKKKVRPRDVAIFSRQLATMLSAGVPLVQAMDIIAQGHDNPAVRDLVNTVRMDLEGGNALSVALSKHPAHFDELYVNLVGSGEQAGVLDQVLHKIATYKERTESLKSKVKKAMFYPVAVIAVAIIVTSIIMIFVIPQFKQLFEGYGSDLPVFTTVVIHISEWMQRFWWLLLLIVIAGVVMFMNALKRSRKFHHAVDRMTLKIPVLGPILHKSAVARFARTLSTMFGAGVPLVESLESVAGATGNIVYADGLLRIRDEVSTGQSLELALRQSKMFPSMVVQMVAIGEESGSLDTMLAKVADFYEEEVENAIDALMSLIEPLLMVVLGVVIGGLVIAMYLPIFQLGQAVLGK; this is translated from the coding sequence ATGTACAGCTTCACCTGGGAGGGCGTCGACCGGCGCGGTCGTCGCATCAAGGGTGAGGTCAACATGCAGAACGCCGCGCTGGTCAAGGCCGATCTGCGCCGCCAGGGCATCAACCCGCTGAAGGTCCGGCAGAAATCGACCCTGCTGTCGTTCGCGAAGAAGAAGGTCCGGCCGCGCGACGTGGCAATTTTTTCGCGCCAGCTTGCGACCATGCTGTCCGCCGGCGTGCCGCTGGTGCAGGCCATGGACATCATCGCGCAGGGTCACGACAATCCCGCCGTTCGCGACCTGGTCAATACCGTGCGCATGGATCTTGAAGGCGGCAACGCGCTGTCCGTTGCCCTGTCCAAGCATCCCGCCCATTTCGACGAACTCTATGTGAATCTGGTTGGCTCCGGCGAGCAGGCCGGCGTGCTCGACCAGGTGCTGCACAAAATCGCGACCTACAAGGAACGCACGGAGTCCCTGAAGTCGAAGGTCAAGAAGGCGATGTTCTACCCCGTCGCCGTGATCGCGGTCGCCATCATCGTGACCTCGATCATCATGATCTTCGTCATTCCGCAGTTCAAACAGCTATTCGAGGGATACGGATCGGACCTGCCCGTGTTCACGACGGTCGTGATTCACATCTCGGAGTGGATGCAGCGGTTCTGGTGGCTGCTGCTCTTGATCGTAATCGCCGGCGTCGTGATGTTCATGAACGCACTGAAGCGTTCAAGAAAATTCCACCACGCCGTGGACCGCATGACCCTGAAGATCCCCGTCCTGGGGCCGATCCTGCACAAGTCCGCTGTGGCGCGCTTTGCGCGCACGCTTTCGACCATGTTCGGCGCGGGCGTGCCGCTGGTCGAATCGCTGGAATCCGTCGCCGGGGCGACCGGCAACATCGTTTACGCCGATGGCCTGCTGAGGATTCGCGACGAGGTCTCGACCGGGCAGTCGCTCGAACTCGCGCTCCGCCAGTCGAAGATGTTTCCGAGCATGGTCGTGCAAATGGTTGCGATCGGCGAGGAATCCGGTTCGCTCGATACGATGCTTGCAAAGGTCGCCGACTTCTACGAGGAAGAGGTCGAAAACGCGATTGACGCACTGATGAGCCTGATCGAGCCCTTGCTCATGGTCGTACTCGGCGTGGTCATCGGCGGCCTCGTCATCGCGATGTACCTGCCGATCTTCCAGCTCGGCCAGGCCGTGCTCGGCAAATGA